Proteins encoded by one window of Vitis riparia cultivar Riparia Gloire de Montpellier isolate 1030 chromosome 11, EGFV_Vit.rip_1.0, whole genome shotgun sequence:
- the LOC117924738 gene encoding uncharacterized protein LOC117924738, which yields MGLILLASVAVMALGDVIDDDIGSIPTASPGPSDIEYDAPDTDPGTESILPYYQYLKECVRKVPTGCGPQIFGYLFKDGPAIASHCCEQLGSVGIDCHKSLTAYLVAIPEFSGKEDQIISKATELIEKCPPPKDLSAPPPSI from the coding sequence ATGGGGTTAATCCTCCTAGCTAGTGTGGCAGTCATGGCCTTGGGGGATGTGATAGACGATGATATTGGTTCTATACCCACAGCCTCCCCCGGCCCTTCTGATATTGAGTACGACGCCCCAGATACCGACCCAGGTACCGAGTCTATACTACCATATTATCAATATTTGAAAGAGTGCGTACGGAAGGTGCCCACAGGTTGCGGGCCACAGATCTTCGGTTATTTATTCAAAGATGGCCCGGCGATCGCTAGTCATTGTTGTGAACAACTGGGGTCGGTTGGAATCGATTGCCACAAATCATTGACAGCCTATCTTGTGGCCATACCCGAGTTCAGTGGCAAAGAAGACCAAATTATTTCAAAGGCTACGGAGCTGATTGAGAAGTGTCCACCACCAAAAGACTTGTCTGCTCCTCCTCCATCTATATGA
- the LOC117924737 gene encoding uncharacterized protein LOC117924737: protein MGLILLASVAVMALGDVLDDDIGSIPTASPGPSNIEYDAPDTDPGTESILPYYQYLKECVRKVPTGCGPQIFVYLFKDGPAIASHCCEQLGSVGIDCHKSLTAYLVAIPEFSGKEDQIISKATELIEKCPPPKNWSAPSPSI, encoded by the coding sequence ATGGGGTTAATCCTCCTAGCTAGTGTGGCAGTCATGGCCTTGGGGGATGTGCTAGACGATGATATTGGTTCTATACCCACAGCCTCCCCCGGCCCTTCTAATATTGAGTACGACGCCCCAGATACCGACCCAGGTACCGAGTCTATACTACCATATTATCAATATTTGAAAGAGTGCGTACGGAAGGTGCCCACAGGTTGCGGGCCACAGATCTTCGTTTATTTATTCAAAGATGGCCCGGCGATCGCTAGTCATTGCTGTGAACAACTGGGATCGGTTGGAATCGATTGCCACAAATCATTGACAGCCTATCTTGTGGCCATACCCGAGTTCAGTGGCAAAGAAGACCAAATTATTTCAAAGGCTACGGAGCTGATTGAGAAGTGTCCACCACCAAAAAACTGGTCTGCTCCTTCTCCATCTATATGA